One stretch of Ornithinimicrobium ciconiae DNA includes these proteins:
- a CDS encoding DUF2891 family protein, with product MDQHLIRIAREVLERPYPYVSGHVATGPADTDITPQRLHPAFHGALDWHSSVHMQWSLVQLLGQYAGASPSADASPGADASREERTARDLLESRLTAENLAVEAAYLRERPAFERPYGWAWAAMLGAAVRHERGWATAMTPLLEVIAGHVLDWLPRQAYPIRHGKHQNDAFALLLLHHAYGELGRADVVRAVSEQARDWFDPDGPAHTSGEPSGSDFLSPALAEAMLMQTVLGEDFGPWLERFLPGLGAGGHSHLLEPPTVLDPTDGQGAHLLGLALSRAWQLRALARSVGDGRADALRAAADRQVAAVLPAVTDGDFMATHWLVSFLLLAERWT from the coding sequence ATGGATCAGCACCTCATCCGGATCGCCAGGGAGGTCCTCGAACGGCCCTATCCCTATGTCTCGGGTCACGTGGCCACCGGCCCGGCCGACACGGACATCACCCCGCAACGCCTCCACCCGGCCTTCCACGGAGCCCTTGACTGGCACTCCTCGGTCCACATGCAGTGGTCGCTGGTGCAGCTGCTCGGGCAGTATGCCGGCGCGTCACCCAGCGCTGACGCGTCACCGGGCGCTGACGCGTCCCGTGAGGAGAGGACCGCGCGTGACCTCCTGGAGTCCCGCCTCACCGCGGAGAACCTCGCGGTCGAGGCGGCCTATCTGCGGGAGCGGCCCGCGTTTGAGCGGCCGTACGGGTGGGCCTGGGCGGCGATGCTGGGCGCGGCGGTGCGGCACGAACGGGGGTGGGCGACGGCGATGACCCCACTGCTGGAGGTGATCGCCGGCCACGTCCTGGACTGGCTCCCACGCCAGGCCTATCCGATCCGGCACGGCAAGCACCAGAACGACGCCTTCGCGCTGCTCCTGCTGCACCACGCCTATGGCGAGCTGGGTCGGGCAGATGTCGTGCGGGCCGTGAGCGAGCAGGCCCGGGACTGGTTCGACCCGGACGGTCCCGCCCACACCTCCGGCGAGCCATCGGGCAGCGACTTCCTGTCCCCGGCGCTGGCCGAGGCGATGCTCATGCAGACGGTGCTGGGAGAGGACTTCGGGCCGTGGCTGGAGCGCTTCCTTCCCGGGCTCGGAGCCGGCGGTCACAGCCACCTGCTGGAGCCACCGACCGTGCTGGACCCCACTGACGGCCAGGGGGCGCACCTGCTCGGCCTGGCGCTCTCCCGTGCCTGGCAGCTGCGCGCGCTGGCGAGATCGGTGGGGGACGGGCGCGCCGACGCTCTCCGGGCCGCGGCTGACCGCCAGGTGGCGGCCGTGCTGCCGGCGGTGACCGACGGCGACTTCATGGCCACCCACTGGCTGGTCAGCTTCCTCCTCCTGGCCGAGCGCTGGACCTGA
- a CDS encoding RodZ family helix-turn-helix domain-containing protein: MTISRRQAAAPLLALMLALGMGACGSDTDTGGDAPTTSEDAAPTSDAAPSTGDETEPTAAPTTEEPSVTPQPTDPADPSGGTALPTGPVSDEVIASEPVQAAISDLAERESVAADAVTVAGHQAVTWSDGSLGCPKPGMMYTQALVPGHLLVLEVDGAQFSYHSGDRGNRAGEFTYCADPHLPNNLGTGSATM, translated from the coding sequence ATGACGATCTCCCGACGACAGGCAGCGGCACCGCTGCTGGCACTGATGCTCGCGCTGGGGATGGGGGCGTGCGGCAGCGACACCGACACTGGGGGCGATGCGCCAACGACGAGTGAGGATGCCGCGCCCACCAGCGATGCGGCCCCGAGCACCGGCGACGAGACCGAGCCCACCGCAGCCCCGACGACCGAGGAGCCCTCCGTGACCCCACAGCCCACCGACCCCGCTGACCCGAGCGGCGGCACCGCCCTGCCCACCGGACCGGTCAGCGACGAGGTCATCGCCAGCGAGCCCGTGCAGGCCGCCATCTCGGACCTTGCCGAGCGTGAGTCGGTCGCGGCCGACGCGGTGACCGTCGCCGGCCACCAGGCGGTGACCTGGTCCGACGGCAGCCTGGGCTGCCCCAAGCCCGGGATGATGTACACCCAGGCGCTCGTCCCCGGACACCTGCTCGTCCTGGAGGTCGACGGCGCGCAGTTCAGCTATCACTCCGGAGACCGGGGCAACCGGGCCGGGGAGTTCACCTACTGCGCGGACCCGCACCTGCCCAACAACCTGGGAACCGGCAGCGCCACGATGTGA
- a CDS encoding ABC transporter ATP-binding protein: MLSVDAVTVRFGDTVAVDAASLDLRHGQVLAVLGPSGCGKSTLLRAIAGLEELAAGSVRAEGRDLRDVPTHRRGFALMFQDGQLFRHLDVAGNVGYPLRLPRHGGSVREPLSQPAREPLSQPARADRVQELLETVGLPGYGSREVSTLSGGEQQRVALARALAAEPRLLLLDEPLSALDRSLRERLAGDLRGILTATGTTALLVTHDHDEAFTLADRMALMFDGRIAQEGPTEEVWAAPATREVAEFIGFGTFLEAEPARRVMAAAAQASNATPMRPDVRDVSARTSHGAHLVASGSGSSPTVGHDGALLPGDERVLALRRSALRVDPAGSLEGTVVAAGAVSDAVRVELDLDGIGAVEALGDQGSTLRPGDRVRVRADGAGMALLP; this comes from the coding sequence ATGCTCTCTGTGGACGCAGTGACCGTGCGCTTTGGTGACACGGTGGCCGTCGATGCTGCCTCGTTGGACCTGCGCCACGGGCAGGTGCTCGCGGTGCTGGGACCCTCGGGCTGCGGCAAGTCGACGCTGCTGCGGGCGATCGCGGGGCTGGAAGAGCTGGCCGCCGGCTCGGTGCGTGCGGAGGGCCGGGACCTGCGCGACGTCCCCACCCACCGCCGGGGCTTTGCCCTGATGTTCCAGGACGGACAGCTGTTCCGGCACCTCGACGTGGCCGGCAACGTCGGCTATCCGCTGCGGCTGCCCCGGCACGGCGGGTCTGTGCGGGAGCCGCTCTCTCAGCCCGCTCGGGAGCCCCTCTCTCAGCCCGCTCGGGCGGACCGCGTCCAGGAGCTGCTGGAGACTGTCGGGCTGCCCGGCTACGGCTCCCGCGAGGTGTCCACGCTCTCCGGTGGGGAGCAGCAACGGGTAGCGCTGGCCCGAGCGCTCGCAGCTGAGCCGCGACTCCTGCTGCTGGACGAACCACTGTCGGCCCTGGACCGGAGCCTGCGGGAGCGCCTCGCAGGAGACCTGCGCGGCATCCTCACCGCGACAGGCACCACCGCCCTGTTGGTGACGCACGACCACGACGAGGCGTTCACGCTGGCCGACCGGATGGCCCTGATGTTTGACGGGCGCATCGCCCAGGAGGGCCCCACCGAGGAGGTCTGGGCCGCCCCTGCGACGCGTGAAGTGGCCGAGTTCATCGGCTTCGGCACGTTCCTTGAGGCGGAGCCCGCGCGCCGGGTCATGGCAGCGGCCGCCCAGGCGTCGAACGCCACACCGATGCGACCAGATGTGCGCGATGTGAGTGCCAGGACGTCGCATGGCGCGCATCTGGTCGCATCGGGGTCCGGTAGCTCGCCGACTGTGGGCCACGACGGGGCACTGCTGCCTGGCGACGAGCGAGTCCTGGCGCTGCGGCGGTCGGCACTGCGGGTCGACCCGGCAGGCTCCCTGGAGGGGACCGTGGTGGCTGCGGGCGCGGTCAGCGACGCCGTCCGGGTCGAGCTCGACCTGGACGGCATCGGTGCGGTGGAGGCGCTAGGGGACCAGGGCTCAACGCTGCGGCCCGGTGACCGGGTTCGGGTGCGGGCGGATGGTGCGGGGATGGCGCTGCTTCCCTGA
- a CDS encoding ABC transporter permease — translation MGRHRDRLIPGVGLTLLALVPLVFLAVFFVLPVGGMLVRGFHPDGGWDFSGVAEVLGRSRTLRVLWFTVGMAALGTVVTLLLGLPLAYVLYRLRFPGRGVLRAVVVMPFVLPTVVVGVMFRALLSSGGPLGFLGWDRSWIAILAAYVFFNLAVVVRTVGGMWEGLDPRAEDAAAALGASPGRVFRTVTLPALAPSVISAGTLVFLFCSTAFGVVLTLGGLRYGTIESEIYLLTTEFLDLQAAAVLSVIQLLAVVAMLALAARGRARTEQSLTRSRDVARVPRRRDLPLLGVAAGVLVFLLMPILTLVWRSLRDDSGWTLEHYRVLGDPAASPALRVSIVEAFGNSWRTAIDATVLAVVLGLCVAIVVSRRPRRPGGRRVISALDGAFMLPLGISAVTVGFGFLITLDRPPLDLRSSAVLVPIAQALVALPLVVRTITPVLRSVDPRLRQAAAALGAGPLRAAFTAEGPVLGRPLLAATGFAFAISLGEFGATSFLSRPDRPTVPVVIYQLISRPGADNLGMALAASVLLSLLTVTVMGLVERLRVGSVGTF, via the coding sequence GTGGGCCGACATCGCGACAGGCTGATCCCGGGGGTCGGCCTCACCCTGCTGGCCCTGGTGCCGTTGGTCTTCCTGGCGGTCTTCTTCGTGCTGCCCGTCGGCGGCATGCTGGTCCGGGGCTTCCACCCGGACGGCGGCTGGGACTTCTCGGGAGTCGCGGAGGTGCTGGGCCGCTCCCGCACCCTGCGGGTGCTGTGGTTCACCGTCGGGATGGCGGCACTGGGCACCGTGGTGACCCTGTTGCTGGGCCTGCCGCTGGCTTATGTCCTCTACCGGCTCCGGTTCCCGGGCCGTGGGGTGCTCCGCGCGGTGGTGGTGATGCCGTTCGTGCTGCCCACGGTGGTCGTCGGCGTGATGTTCCGGGCGCTGTTGTCCAGCGGGGGACCGCTGGGTTTCCTGGGGTGGGACCGTAGCTGGATCGCGATCCTGGCCGCCTACGTCTTCTTCAACCTGGCCGTGGTGGTGCGGACCGTCGGGGGCATGTGGGAAGGGCTCGACCCGCGGGCCGAGGACGCCGCGGCGGCCCTGGGAGCCTCCCCGGGACGGGTCTTTCGCACGGTGACCCTGCCGGCGCTGGCCCCGTCGGTGATCTCGGCCGGCACGTTGGTCTTCCTGTTCTGTTCGACGGCTTTCGGGGTCGTGCTGACCCTGGGTGGGTTGCGCTACGGCACGATCGAGAGCGAGATCTACCTGCTGACCACGGAGTTCCTGGATCTGCAGGCTGCCGCCGTGCTGTCCGTCATCCAGCTCCTCGCGGTCGTGGCGATGCTGGCGCTGGCCGCTCGCGGGCGCGCCCGCACCGAGCAGAGCCTGACCCGCTCGCGCGACGTGGCTCGTGTCCCCCGGCGCCGTGACCTGCCATTGCTCGGGGTGGCCGCGGGAGTGCTGGTGTTCCTCCTGATGCCGATCCTGACGCTGGTCTGGCGCTCGCTGCGGGATGACAGCGGGTGGACCCTGGAGCACTACCGGGTGCTCGGGGATCCCGCGGCCTCGCCGGCGCTGCGGGTGTCCATCGTGGAGGCCTTCGGCAACAGCTGGCGCACCGCGATCGACGCCACGGTGCTGGCCGTCGTGCTCGGCCTGTGCGTCGCCATCGTCGTCTCGCGACGCCCACGGCGACCCGGGGGACGTCGGGTGATCAGCGCTCTGGACGGGGCGTTCATGCTGCCGCTGGGCATCTCTGCGGTGACCGTCGGGTTTGGCTTCCTGATCACCCTGGACCGGCCACCGTTGGACCTGCGGTCCTCGGCGGTGCTGGTCCCGATCGCCCAGGCACTGGTGGCCCTGCCGCTCGTGGTGCGCACGATCACCCCGGTGCTGCGCTCGGTGGACCCGCGGCTGCGACAGGCCGCCGCGGCCCTCGGTGCCGGTCCCTTGCGCGCAGCCTTCACCGCTGAGGGGCCGGTGCTCGGGCGGCCACTGCTGGCGGCCACCGGCTTCGCGTTCGCGATCTCGCTGGGGGAGTTCGGGGCCACGAGCTTCCTCTCCCGACCGGACCGCCCGACGGTCCCGGTCGTGATCTATCAGCTGATCAGCCGCCCCGGAGCCGACAACCTCGGCATGGCGCTGGCGGCGTCCGTGCTGCTCAGCCTGTTGACTGTGACCGTGATGGGCCTGGTGGAACGTCTGCGAGTCGGAAGTGTGGGGACATTCTGA
- a CDS encoding thiamine ABC transporter substrate-binding protein, with protein sequence MPYADPHRPIPTHRHRRAGTALAAGALVTALSGCTLMGGEDEAAESGPNVPESAQDTGGTSPHNGEVVLVTHDSFTLPEEVTAGFTKETGYDLVVQASGDAGSLTNQLVLTKGSPLGDAVFGIDNTFATRAVTEGVLAPYSPADLPAAAAGHALPGDGADYLTPVDYGDVCVNVDDAWFEAEGISPPQTLADLTDPTYRDLFVTPGASSSSPGLAFLLATVGQFGEDGWQDYWQDLIANGASVTSGWSDAYGVDFTFSGGDRPIVLSYASSPPFTIPEEDGEGDGEPTTSALLDTCFRQVEYAGVLEGAANPEGAQALVDYLLSEDVQAAIPDAMYMFPVTDVELPQLWSQWAQVAQDPIEVDPALIEERREEWVREWADIATG encoded by the coding sequence ATGCCGTATGCCGACCCACACCGACCCATCCCCACGCACCGGCACCGCCGCGCCGGGACAGCCCTGGCTGCCGGGGCACTGGTGACCGCGCTCAGCGGGTGCACGCTGATGGGCGGGGAGGACGAGGCCGCCGAGAGCGGCCCAAACGTCCCCGAAAGTGCGCAGGACACGGGCGGGACCTCCCCACACAATGGGGAGGTGGTGCTCGTGACGCACGACTCGTTCACCCTCCCGGAGGAGGTCACCGCCGGCTTCACAAAGGAGACCGGTTACGACCTGGTCGTCCAGGCCTCCGGTGACGCGGGGTCGCTGACCAACCAGCTGGTGCTGACCAAGGGCAGCCCGTTGGGCGACGCCGTCTTCGGCATCGACAACACCTTCGCCACGCGGGCTGTCACGGAGGGGGTGCTGGCTCCCTACAGCCCGGCGGATCTGCCTGCGGCAGCGGCCGGGCACGCACTGCCCGGGGACGGCGCCGACTACCTGACTCCGGTCGACTACGGCGACGTGTGCGTCAACGTGGACGACGCGTGGTTCGAGGCCGAGGGGATCAGCCCGCCGCAGACACTGGCCGACCTGACCGACCCGACCTATCGTGACCTGTTCGTCACGCCGGGGGCGAGCTCGTCCAGCCCGGGGCTGGCCTTCCTGCTGGCCACGGTCGGGCAGTTCGGTGAGGACGGGTGGCAGGACTACTGGCAGGACCTGATCGCCAACGGCGCCTCCGTGACCTCGGGGTGGTCCGACGCCTACGGGGTCGACTTCACCTTCAGCGGTGGCGACCGGCCGATCGTGCTGTCCTACGCCTCGAGCCCGCCCTTCACGATCCCCGAGGAGGACGGCGAGGGGGACGGCGAGCCCACGACCAGCGCCCTGCTGGACACCTGCTTCCGTCAGGTGGAGTATGCCGGGGTGCTCGAGGGCGCCGCCAACCCCGAGGGCGCGCAGGCGCTGGTGGACTACCTGCTCTCCGAGGACGTGCAGGCGGCGATCCCGGACGCGATGTATATGTTCCCGGTCACCGACGTCGAGCTGCCGCAGCTGTGGTCCCAGTGGGCACAGGTCGCGCAGGACCCGATCGAGGTCGACCCGGCGCTGATCGAGGAGCGCCGGGAGGAGTGGGTCCGCGAGTGGGCCGACATCGCGACAGGCTGA
- a CDS encoding DUF4235 domain-containing protein, giving the protein MGNLMWKIMAAGAAVGASVVARKLTDGTWKFVSGGDSPTNPEDPDIDIKEAIAFAVLSGAIVGLSRMVANRQATKLYQKSTGHLPKALADAKNEASAK; this is encoded by the coding sequence ATGGGCAATCTGATGTGGAAGATCATGGCCGCGGGAGCTGCGGTGGGCGCGAGCGTGGTGGCACGCAAGCTGACCGACGGGACCTGGAAGTTCGTCTCCGGCGGTGACTCCCCGACCAACCCCGAGGACCCGGACATCGACATCAAGGAGGCCATCGCCTTCGCCGTGCTGTCCGGTGCCATCGTCGGCCTGAGCCGGATGGTTGCCAACCGCCAGGCGACCAAGCTCTATCAGAAGTCCACCGGGCACCTGCCCAAGGCCCTGGCGGACGCCAAGAACGAGGCCAGCGCGAAATAG
- a CDS encoding glycosyltransferase family 4 protein, producing the protein MTPAQSILSVSLEPARPGSAAQTHLLAIAQGLTSHGYRVSTVWRQEDAALAGVPGFALSLLRQVRHADLVYLRWHALDALTPTLSRLARRPLVTEVNGLPDDLLSNRPGLSRLGPLIRAVNRYALGQGTLLLCASAGVAARVREVTGADIPIVVVRSGAHPPSAGPEQAASSVPHRERPYVLYFGDLSTRQGLRHLLHARMSDDWPVGVDLVVAGDGPLRPLVQQHAVRGELDYLGRVAAAPLSGWIRGATATLSLQDPDLARNAVMGVPLKVVESLMLGTPVIASALSDVPDVVAGQPAGLLVDPRAEAEVCRAVRQSLLVTREVRTQIAERARHDLSWERAVEQTVAAIRSLPERQARSRTLR; encoded by the coding sequence GTGACGCCTGCGCAGTCCATCCTGTCGGTCAGCCTCGAGCCGGCGCGACCGGGCAGCGCGGCCCAGACCCATCTGCTGGCCATCGCACAGGGACTCACCAGCCACGGCTACCGGGTCAGCACGGTGTGGCGGCAGGAGGATGCCGCCCTCGCGGGGGTGCCCGGCTTCGCGCTGTCCCTGCTGCGTCAGGTGCGCCATGCGGATCTGGTCTATCTGCGCTGGCACGCGCTGGACGCCCTCACCCCCACCCTGAGCCGGCTGGCGCGCCGGCCCCTCGTCACCGAGGTCAACGGACTGCCCGACGACCTCCTGTCGAACCGCCCGGGGCTGAGCCGTCTCGGGCCCCTGATCCGCGCGGTGAACCGCTATGCCCTGGGCCAGGGCACGCTCCTGCTCTGTGCGTCCGCGGGGGTCGCGGCGCGGGTGCGGGAGGTCACCGGGGCAGACATCCCGATCGTGGTGGTCCGCAGCGGCGCCCACCCACCGTCCGCCGGCCCCGAGCAGGCCGCGTCGAGCGTGCCGCACCGGGAACGTCCCTACGTCCTCTACTTCGGCGACCTCTCGACCCGGCAGGGTCTCCGGCACCTGCTGCACGCGCGGATGAGCGACGACTGGCCCGTCGGGGTCGACCTGGTCGTCGCCGGGGACGGTCCGTTGCGCCCGCTGGTCCAGCAGCACGCCGTCCGCGGCGAGCTGGACTACCTCGGGCGGGTGGCTGCGGCACCCCTGAGCGGGTGGATCCGCGGCGCCACGGCGACCCTGAGCCTGCAGGACCCTGACCTGGCCCGCAACGCCGTCATGGGAGTCCCCCTGAAGGTCGTCGAGTCCCTGATGCTCGGCACCCCGGTGATCGCCAGTGCACTCTCCGACGTGCCCGACGTGGTGGCCGGCCAACCCGCTGGGCTCCTGGTGGACCCGCGGGCCGAGGCGGAGGTATGCCGGGCGGTCCGGCAGAGCCTGCTGGTCACCCGGGAGGTCCGCACCCAGATCGCCGAGCGTGCCCGCCACGACCTGTCGTGGGAGCGCGCGGTCGAGCAGACGGTCGCTGCGATCCGCTCGCTTCCCGAGCGTCAGGCCCGGTCGAGGACGCTCAGATAG
- a CDS encoding glycosyltransferase, whose translation MVRVLMVTNLFPTRANPSAATFITSRVEALTACGVDVSPVALSNHYGRLNGWVLGRAGRDVSGADETFGAVDYRRTLWTTLRDRRCPSARVIRALAREVVEAEGGVPDLIHAHGMFVPAAGLVAREVSRLLDRPYLLSVHGTDVNVVLRANEDYLAPGFRDAARVLCVSQALRESVESLLGPLSHAAVVPNGVDPALFAPVSDRDAPRTPVPGDGPPRVLFVGRLEPVKGADRLPAIARAVQRVRPEVVCDVVGAGSLLAGLSEADGLRLHGALPHQKVAELMRSADVLVVPSRSEGWPTVILEAYACGTPVIATDVGGCAEVVRSPTALVEAGDGVVQRLADAVLGQLETPHDGADLRDYALGFTWEEIARREREHYLSVLDRA comes from the coding sequence ATGGTGCGCGTGCTCATGGTGACCAACCTGTTCCCGACCCGCGCCAACCCGTCGGCGGCCACCTTCATCACCTCTCGTGTCGAGGCGCTGACAGCGTGCGGTGTCGACGTCAGCCCGGTTGCCCTGAGCAACCACTACGGCCGCCTGAACGGGTGGGTGCTGGGCCGGGCCGGCCGGGACGTCTCGGGAGCGGACGAGACGTTCGGCGCCGTCGACTATCGGCGAACGCTGTGGACCACTCTGCGCGACCGTCGGTGCCCGAGCGCCCGGGTGATCCGGGCGCTGGCCCGCGAGGTCGTCGAGGCTGAGGGCGGCGTCCCGGACCTGATTCACGCCCACGGCATGTTTGTCCCCGCAGCCGGGTTGGTGGCCCGTGAGGTGTCCCGGCTGCTCGACCGGCCGTATCTGCTGTCCGTCCACGGAACGGATGTCAACGTCGTCCTGCGCGCCAACGAGGACTACCTCGCCCCGGGTTTTCGTGACGCGGCACGGGTGCTCTGTGTCTCCCAGGCGCTGCGCGAGTCGGTCGAGTCCCTGCTCGGGCCACTGAGCCACGCCGCGGTCGTGCCCAACGGGGTCGATCCCGCACTCTTTGCCCCCGTCAGTGACCGAGATGCTCCCCGCACGCCGGTGCCCGGGGACGGTCCGCCCCGGGTGCTCTTTGTGGGGCGCCTCGAGCCGGTCAAGGGGGCGGACCGGCTGCCGGCCATCGCCCGTGCCGTCCAGCGCGTCCGGCCCGAGGTCGTCTGTGACGTCGTGGGGGCAGGATCCCTGCTGGCCGGGCTCAGCGAGGCCGACGGGCTGCGGCTGCACGGGGCGCTGCCGCACCAGAAGGTGGCGGAGCTGATGCGCAGCGCCGACGTCCTGGTGGTGCCCAGCCGCAGCGAGGGGTGGCCCACGGTGATCCTCGAGGCCTATGCGTGTGGCACCCCCGTCATCGCCACCGACGTCGGGGGGTGCGCCGAGGTCGTGCGGTCACCGACAGCCCTGGTGGAGGCGGGGGACGGGGTGGTGCAGCGACTCGCCGACGCGGTGCTCGGCCAGCTCGAGACCCCTCATGACGGTGCGGACCTACGCGACTATGCGCTCGGCTTCACCTGGGAGGAGATCGCACGTCGCGAGCGGGAGCACTATCTGAGCGTCCTCGACCGGGCCTGA
- a CDS encoding ATP-grasp domain-containing protein: protein MAAKRNPLIGLLLGAEEDWPRAFEQILGLVGPLKVGGETIELTSERLRISPFDLTDPVKPGLVIDRLAYWYYHPREWLKKAALMNDTYLLNSPFTFQSMEKHSAYCAMLRLGMKIPKTVLVPYKNPVDNVRWAYTSAKYNDRFDLDEIAEEVGYPMYMKPFDGGGWRGVSRVEDQAGLHKSYDESGEMLMHLQATVDYDKFARALSIGPETMVMDFRPEQPMHNRYAVSYDFLSSQAGWEAETVSKVVNAFFGWEFNSAEMLVAGNEVHPIDYANACPDVAVTSLHYYFPWAITALVRWSAFALATNRPATVDLETRRYYEIADDESLDYQAKMEGYRKLADAHFDTDRYHEFCQEHLSHLPEAVLEWVDSDKFDKILIDTVRSTYPAHEHDKFAAHFRGLVGLWVKDQKNLKGGPSDTPEREVEPEGAAANANANA, encoded by the coding sequence ATGGCTGCCAAGCGCAATCCCCTGATCGGCCTCCTCCTCGGCGCAGAGGAGGACTGGCCTCGAGCTTTCGAGCAGATCCTCGGCCTCGTCGGGCCGCTGAAGGTGGGTGGTGAGACGATCGAGTTGACCTCGGAGCGACTGCGGATCTCGCCCTTCGACCTGACCGACCCGGTCAAGCCCGGCCTGGTTATTGACCGGCTCGCCTACTGGTACTACCACCCGCGCGAGTGGCTCAAGAAAGCCGCGCTGATGAACGACACCTACCTGCTGAACAGCCCGTTCACCTTCCAGTCCATGGAGAAGCACAGCGCCTACTGCGCGATGCTGCGCCTCGGCATGAAGATCCCCAAGACCGTCCTGGTGCCCTACAAGAACCCGGTCGACAACGTGCGCTGGGCCTACACCTCCGCCAAGTACAACGACCGCTTCGATCTCGACGAGATCGCGGAGGAGGTCGGCTACCCGATGTATATGAAGCCCTTCGACGGCGGCGGGTGGCGGGGCGTCTCCCGGGTCGAGGACCAGGCCGGGCTGCACAAGTCCTATGACGAGTCGGGCGAGATGCTCATGCACCTGCAGGCGACCGTCGACTATGACAAGTTTGCCCGCGCCCTGTCGATCGGCCCCGAGACGATGGTCATGGACTTCCGTCCCGAGCAGCCGATGCACAACCGGTATGCCGTCAGTTACGACTTCCTGTCCTCGCAGGCCGGGTGGGAGGCCGAGACGGTGAGCAAGGTGGTCAACGCCTTCTTCGGCTGGGAGTTCAACTCCGCGGAGATGCTGGTAGCCGGCAACGAGGTGCACCCCATCGACTACGCCAACGCCTGCCCGGACGTCGCCGTCACCTCCTTGCACTACTACTTCCCGTGGGCCATCACCGCCCTGGTGCGCTGGTCCGCCTTTGCGCTGGCGACCAACCGCCCGGCGACGGTCGACCTGGAGACACGGCGCTACTACGAGATCGCCGACGACGAGTCGCTGGACTACCAGGCCAAGATGGAGGGCTACCGCAAGCTCGCGGACGCGCACTTCGACACCGATCGCTACCACGAGTTCTGCCAGGAGCACCTCTCGCACCTGCCCGAGGCGGTGCTGGAGTGGGTCGACTCGGACAAGTTCGACAAGATCCTGATCGACACGGTCCGCTCGACGTACCCGGCCCACGAGCACGACAAGTTCGCCGCGCACTTCCGCGGGCTGGTGGGCCTGTGGGTCAAGGACCAGAAGAACCTCAAGGGCGGCCCTTCGGACACACCCGAGCGTGAGGTCGAGCCCGAGGGCGCGGCAGCCAACGCCAACGCCAACGCCTAG
- a CDS encoding esterase family protein → MEREQTEINGPGLDHPGSVIRYGHFGRPVLAFPSEAGRAWDYENNGMVDALRSLIDQGRIKLYSVDSYDHISWSNYALPTEERAQRHAIYENWILNHVVPTIDADSPGHAGIVTTGCSMGGYHAVNFALKRADLFPVAISLSGNFDPTSWRGWGETGEATYLNNPVAYVAGADGDHLQWLRQAVQILLVVGEGPFEVHPTKSLPGARQLAAVLAEKQIPHQLDVWGHDSAHDWPWWRKQIAYHLPRFC, encoded by the coding sequence ATGGAGCGGGAACAGACTGAGATCAACGGACCGGGGCTGGACCACCCGGGCAGTGTGATCCGCTACGGCCACTTCGGCCGGCCCGTGCTCGCTTTTCCCTCCGAGGCCGGCCGCGCCTGGGACTACGAGAACAACGGCATGGTCGACGCGCTGCGCTCCCTGATCGACCAGGGCCGCATCAAGCTCTACTCCGTGGACTCCTACGACCACATCTCGTGGTCCAACTACGCCCTGCCCACCGAGGAGCGCGCCCAGCGGCACGCGATCTATGAGAACTGGATCCTCAACCACGTCGTGCCCACGATCGACGCGGACTCACCCGGGCACGCCGGCATCGTCACGACCGGGTGCAGCATGGGTGGCTACCACGCCGTCAACTTCGCCCTCAAGCGTGCCGACCTGTTCCCGGTCGCGATCTCGCTCTCCGGCAACTTCGACCCCACCTCCTGGCGAGGGTGGGGGGAGACCGGCGAGGCGACATACCTGAACAATCCCGTGGCGTATGTCGCGGGGGCAGACGGTGATCACCTCCAGTGGCTGCGCCAGGCGGTCCAGATCCTGCTCGTGGTCGGGGAGGGGCCCTTCGAGGTGCACCCCACCAAGTCGTTGCCGGGAGCGCGGCAGTTGGCCGCCGTCCTGGCTGAGAAGCAGATCCCCCACCAGCTCGACGTCTGGGGTCATGACTCGGCCCACGACTGGCCCTGGTGGCGCAAACAGATCGCCTATCACCTGCCGCGGTTCTGCTGA